The window GTTGTGCACCGGGTTCGTCACTTTCACCGCGACGATGACGAGGAAGACGAAGAGGAACGCCCGACGGACGGCCGGGTCGCGGTGGACCGACCGGCCGGTGTACGCCGCACAGAAGTAGAGCCACGGCCCGACCGAGGCGATGCCGACGACGAGCCCGATCACGTAGAACGTGTACCGGAGCCCGGCGGTCGGCATCGTGAGGTAGCCGACGTGGGCGGCCGCCCACCCGCCGCTCGTCACGAGGAGCCAGAAGAGCCCCCGCCTGGTGTCCTCGTGTTCGATGTGTCGCGTCCGTGGGAGCATCGCGAGACAGGCGATCGCGGCGGCGGCGAAGGCGAACACGTACGCACCGTACAGCGCGCTCGAAGAGGATAGCGACAGCATCCGTATCGGTTCTGCTCCTACGTTAGGGGGGAACGCAATCAACCCACCGAATTACCGGCCGGACCGTCGGCGCCGCGGAAAAGGGGTGTCGATCGTGCGGGCGTTCGCTCGCCCGCGAGAGCGGGTGCCTCTGTCGCCGGCCGTCGGGTGGGGAGACGACCGGCCGGCGCTCGGCGGCGAACGGGTGGTCAGGCCCGCTCGCACGCGTCGACCCCCGCCGGGACGGGAGAACCGGCGGGCGTCGGCGCGTCGGACCCGCGGCCGGCCGCGCGGAACGCGGGTGGGGATCGCGTTCCGGCGCCGGCCCCGGAAGGCGGTCGCCCCGACCATCCATCGGGGCGACCGCGTTGCGACGCCGCGCAGCGAGGCACGGCGACGCGGTCACCGCTTGTGGGGCGGACCACTTCAACCGGGTCGATACTCAAGCCGAATTCACTGACTGCCGGCCACGAAAACCCGGTTAATTCGGCTAAAACGTGGCTCGAAACCCCCCGGTACCGGCGGCTGCCGGGCCGTGAATACCGGTGGAACGGCCCGCCGACCTGCCGGCGCGGGCGACTGTTTTTGTACGAGGGCGCGCCTACCCGACGTATGGCGACGATCAAGGACAGCGTCCACGACCACATCCAGGTCGAGGGCGTCGCTGCCGCCCTCCTCGACACCGAGCCGGTACAGCGGCTCCGGCACATCAAGCAACTGGGGACCGTCCAGCTGGTCTACCCCTCGGCGAACCACACGCGGTTCGAGCACTCCCTCGGCGTCTACCACCTCGCGGACCGCGCGCTCGACCACCTGGGGATCGGCGGGCGGCAGGCCGAGCGGATCCGCGCGGCCGCGCTGCTCCACGACGTCGGTCACGGGCCGTACAGCCACAACGTCGAATCGGTCACCCACCGACACACCGGCAAGTACCACGACGACGTCCACGAACTGCTCGGGGCGGGCGCGGTCGGGGAGGTCCTCCGCGAGCACGACCTCGAACCCGACCGCGTCGCGGACCTCGTCGCCGGCGAGGGCCAGTACGGCCAGCTCGTCTCCGGGGAGCTCGACGTCGACCGGATGGACTACCTCGTCCGCGACGCCCACCACACCGGCGTCCCGTACGGCACGATCGACCACGAGCGGCTGATCCGCGAGCTCACCTTCGTCGACGGCGAACTCGTCCTCGCCGAGGGGAACGTCCAGACGGCCGAGTCGCTGCTGCTCGCGCGCGCGCTGATGAACCCGACCGTTTACCAGCACCACGTCGCCCGCATCTCGAAGGCGATGCTCCGGCGCGGGGCCGAACGGCTGCTCGACCGGACGGACACCACGCCGCACGAACTCCGCCGGATGGACGATCACGACCTGCTGGTCGCGCTCCGGACCACGGACGCGACGAGCGAGGTCGCCCGTCGGCTTCGCACCCGTACCCTGTACAAGCGTGCGGTCTGGGCCGAACTGGAAGCCGTCCCCGAAGACGTCGTCGACGCCGACTACGCGACGCTCCGGGACCTCGAAGCCGAGGTCGCCGACCGAGCGGACCTCCCCGCCGAGCGGGTCGTCGTCGACGTCCCCGAGCGGCCGTCGATGACCGAGTCCACCTCGCGCGTGATGGTGAGCGGCGAGATGCGGCGCCTGGGCAAGCAGTCGCCGCTGGTGTCGGCACTGCGGACGGCGCAGAAACAGCAGTGGCGACTCGGGGTCTACGTCCCCGAACCGGAGACTGACCGGGCGGGCCGGGCGGCCGTCGACGTGCTCGGTCTCGATCTCGACGGCGCGCTCGTCTCCGACGTGCGCCCGGGCGTGACGGCGACGCTCGACGAGTTCACGGACGCGGAACGGTGAGGACGGCGCTGGACACAGTCACGGATGCGGAACGGTGAGGTCGATGCCGAACGAGTTCACCGACGCCGGGCGAATTCACCGAGCGGGACCGTGACTCCCGGTCTCCCCGCTCTCGGTCTCTCCGCTCTCTGTCTCCCCGCGATCGGAACGGCGGCCACCTCACTCCGGGAGTTTCAAGCCGCTGTGCGGGCGAGTGTGCCGCAATGATCGTCGAGGGAACGGTACTGCGCGGTCCGGAACTCGAACCCGTGCGGGGGCGCGTCGTCGTCGAGGACGGCGAGATCGTCGCCGTCGAGGAGGCGGACGTCTACTCCGAGGACGTCGTCCTGCCGGCGTTCGTCAACGCGCACACCCACATCGGCGACTCGATCGCCAAGGAGGCCGGAGCGGGGCTCTCGCTGGACGACCTCGTCGCGCCGCCGGACGGACTGAAGCACCGACTACTCCGGGAAGCGAGCCGCGAGGAGACGGTCGACGCGATGCGCCGCTCGCTGCGGTTGATGGCGGACACCGGCACCGCCGCCTGCGTCGAGTTCCGCGAGGGCGGCGTCGAGGGCGTCGAGTACATCCGCGAGGCCGCCGAGGGCCTCCCGATCGAACCGGTGACGCTCGGCCGGGAGACCGAGGCCGCGATGCACGAATCGGACGGCTTCGGCGCCTCCGGCGCGCGCGACGGCGACTTCGACCGACTCCGGAACGCCACGCGCGAGGCGGGCAAACTGTTCGGCATCCACGCCGGCGAGCGCGACCCCCACGACATCAACCCCGCCTTGGACCTCGACCCCGACTTCCTGGTCCACGTCGTCCACCCCGAGTCGATCCACTACGACCGGATCGCCGACGACGACGTACCGGTCGTCGTCTGCCCGCGTTCGAACCTCGTGACCGGCGTCGGCGTCCCGCCGATCCGCGAACTCGTCGAGCGGACGACCGTCGCGCTCGGTACCGACAACGTGATGCTAAACTCGCCGTCGATGTTCCGCGAGATGGAGTTCGCCGCCAAACTCGCCGACGTCCCCGCGACCGAGGTGCTCAGGATGGCGACGGTCAACGGTGCGGAGGTCGCGGGGCTGAACTGCGGCGTCGTCGAGCCCGGACGCGACGCGAAACTGCTGGTCCTCGACGGCGACTCGGACAACCTCGCCGGCGCGCAGGACGTCGTCCGCGCGGTCGTCCGCCGCGCCGGCGCGAGAGACGTGAAGGACGTCATCCTGTAGTCCGGACGGGTATCGACCGACGGCGACGCCCCGTCTGCGGGCTCCGACGCCCGTCGACGGACCAGGACGACCCGTCTCCGGCCGTTCCCGGGCGAACGACGGGGAACCGATATAGGCCTGGGCGGACGACTCCCCGCCGATGCGACGCAGACGACTGCTCGCCGCCCTCTCGACCCTCCCCGCATCGCTCGCCGGTTGTGGCGGTCGCACCGGGCCGGTAACTGATCGGCCCACCGAGACGGAGACGACCGTCCCGGGGCCGACTGCGACGCCGCTGACCGAGACTGACCCGCTTCCGGAACCGCCCGAGTCACCGTCGGCGGCGGACGCCCTCGCGTTCGTTCGGGAGTACGAGCGCGTCGCCGTGCGCAACCACCTCGTCGAACACGCCGGCGACGCGCCCGCGAGACGCCCGGAGGTCGGCGACCCCGCCGCGACGCTCGTCGTCGAGAGCGACGCGGGGTTCTACCTGTTCGGCGCGTGCAGCGCCTCCGCGCAGTACGGCGAGCGCGGAGGGTACGGACGGAACCGCCACGAAGTGCCCCACTTCGTCGGCCGCGACGGCCGCCACGAGGTCGCGCCGTGGAGCGCGGTGGTGTGTGAGTCCGCCGAAGAGCCCTACGCCGCGGCCGACGCCGACGAGAACGCCGTCGACCCCGGAGAGGAGTACGGCGCCGAGATCCACCTCTTCCGCTTCGACGGGGCGGCCCACGACGTCTCGGTGTTCGTCGACTACCTCGACGACGGCGCGCCCCGGGCCGTGTTCTCGACGACCGTCGAGGCGAGTGCGGACGCGCCGGATCCGGCCTACGAGTACGTCCTCGGGGACCTCGCGGTACGAGAAGGAACGTATCGAGTGACCGTCGACGTCGCCGGGGCGTCGGCGTCGGACCCCGACGCGGTGTCGACGTGGACGCTCTCGGACCCCGAAGCCGTCTCCTGGACCGGGCTCTCGGTCTTCGTCGGCGACGACGGCCGGCCGCACGTCGGCCTGCCCGACACCGGGAACGACTCGCTCGTGCCGGGGCCGTCGCTGTGTGCGAGGCAGTTGCGGCACGAGGAGTGACGTGGCCGGTTCGGAAGGGCCGTCTCGTCCCGTTACCCTTCGATCCGCCCGTCGACCAGTTCCTCGGCGACGACGTCGGGCGTCAGGAGGTCGGGATCGACGGCGAGGTCCGCCTGTCCGCGGGCGAACTCCGGGAGCGAATCCCTGGAGTAGGCGACGATCCGGACCTCGGTGTTGGCTTCCTTCGCCACCGGGATCGCGGAGGCGTCGTCCATATCTGTGAGGACGAGCGTGTGAGCCTCCGCGAGTCCGGCCGCGTCGAGCGACTCGCGGGTGGCGACGCCCGTAACGCGGACGACCTCGACGCCGAGCGCTTCGAGCGCGTCGCCGATGCCCTCTCCGTCGGCTCCTGCGACCAGGATCATTCGTACTCGATGGTCGCGGGCGGTTTGTGCGTCACGTCGTAGACCACGCGGGCGACGTTCTCGTTCTCGCCGGTGATCCGCGACTGGATGCGCTGGAGCGTCTCCCAGGGGAGTTCCTGCGCGCGCGCGGTCATCCCGTCGCGGGACTCGACCGAGCGGACCGAGACGATCCAGCCGTGGACGCGGTTGTCCCCCTTCACGCCGGTCCCCTTGCCGACGACGGCGGCGAACGCCTGCCAGGGGTCGTGCTCGGCGGTCTCCTCCTCGACGATGTGACACGCCTCGCGGGCGATTTCGACCTTCTCTCTGGTCACCTCGCCGACGACGCGGATCGCCAGCCCCGGACCGGGGAACGGCATCCGCTCGGAGATGATCTCCTCGAGGCCGAGTTCGCGGGCCACGTCGCGGACCTCGTCCTTGTACAGTTCGCGGACGGGCTCGACGAGCCCCTCGAAGTCGACGACCTCCGGCAGCCCGCCGACGTTGTGGTGGGACTTGATGTTCCCCTCCGACTCGATCCGGTCGGGGTAGATCGTCCCCTGGACGAGGTAGTCGGCGTCGGCGGAGACGGCCTCCCGTTCGAACTCGCGGATGAACCGCTCGCCGATGGCGTGGCGCTTCTCCTCGGGATCGGTGATGCCCGAGAGCGCGTCGAGGAAGCGGTCCTGCGCCTCGACGACCCGCAGGGAGTCCATGTACGAGAAGGTCTCTCTGATCTGGTCGGTCTCGCCCTTCCGCATCAGTCCGGTGTCGACGTAGACCGGCGTGAGCCGATCGCCGATCGCACGGTAGGCCAGCGCGGCGGCGACCGAAGAGTCGACGCCCCCAGAGAGCGCGATGACGGCGTTGGCGTCGCCGACCTCCGCTTCGATCTCCTCGACCGCGTCCTCGATGAACGACGGTGCGTCGACCATCAGGCCTGCACCCCCTTGTCCGCGAGGTCACGCGCGTCCAACTCCCCGGCGACGGCGTCGAGGAACCCGACGAACGGCGGGCTCGCCCGGTCCGGCCGCGAGCGGAACTCGGGGTGGAACTGCGTCCCGAGGAAGAACGGGTGGTCGGTGCGTTCGAGGATCTCCATCCGGTTGTCGGCCCGCCCCGAGAAGTCGAGCGCGCCCGCCTCCAACTCCTCGATGTACTCGGGGTTGACCTCGTAGCGGTGCCGGTGCCGCTCCGTACAGACGGTGTCGCCGTAGACCCGCTCGGCGAGCGATCCGGGCTCGATGGCCGTGTCGTGCGCGCCCAGACGCATCGTCCCGCCCATGTCGTTGACCTCGTACTGCTCGGGGAGGATGTCGATGACGGGGTGTTCGGTGTCGGGATCCAGTTCCGCGGAGTGGGCGTCCTCGAACCCGAGGACGTTTCTCGCGTGCTCGACGACCGCCATCTGGAAGCCGAGACAGAGCCCCAGGAAGGGGACGTCGTTCTCCCGACAGTACTCGACCGCCTTCAGTTTCCCCTCGATGCCGCGGGAGCCGAACCCGCCGGGGACGACGACGCCGTCGGCCTCTTTCAACCTGTTTTCGTGCCGGTCGAGCATCTCGTCGGAGTCGACCCACAGGACGTTCACTTCCGCTCTGCGCTCGATGCCCGCGTGCTTCAGCGCCTCGTGGACGGACATGTAGGCGTCTTCGAGGTCGTACTTCCCGACGAGGGCGATGTCGACCTCCTCGGTCCGCTCGCGGGTGACCAGTTCCCGCCAGCGGTTCTCTCGCTCCTCGGGCGGCAGCGCCTCCGAATCGAGGTTCAGCCGCTCCATCACGTACTGGTCGAGCCCCTCCTCTTCGACCATCAGCGGGACGTGGTAGACGTCTTCGACGTCGGCGTTCGAGAAGACCGCCTCCGTCGGGACGTCGCAGAAGAGCGCGATCTTCTCCTTCGTCTTCGGTTCGAGTTCGTTCTCACAGCGTCCGACGAGGATGTCGGGCTGGAGGCCGATCGAGCGGAGTTCCTTCACCGAGTGCTGGGTCGGCTTCGTCTTCTGCTCGCCGTTCTTCGAGTAGGGCACGAGCGTGACGTGCGTGAAGAGGATGTCGCCGTCGTCCTCCTCGTGGGCGAACTGCCGCAGCGCCTCCAGGTAGGGCATCCCCTCGATGTCTCCCACCGTCCCGCCGACCTCGACGATGCAGACGTCGGTTCCCTCCGCGGCCTCGCGGATGCGACGCTTGATGTCGTCGGTGATGTGCGGGATGATCTGGACGGTCTTGCCCAGGTAGTCGCCCGCGCGCTCCTTCTCGATGACGTGCTGGTAGGTCTTCCCCGTGGTGACGTTGTGATCGGAGGTCATGTCGACCCCGAGGAAGCGCTCGTAGTTTCCGAGGTCGAGGTCGACCTCGCCGCCGTCCTTTAACACATATACCTCGCCGTGCTGGTAGGGGTTCATCGTCCCCGCGTCGACGTTGAGGTACGGGTCGATCTTGACCGCGGTCACGTCGAAGCCCGCGTTCGACAGCAGACGGCCGGTACTCGCGGCGGTGATCCCCTTGCCCAGTCCGGACATCACCCCGCCGGTCACGAAAATGAACTTCCGACCCAGCGTGGGGTCGTACCCGGTGTCGGGTTCCTTCGGCATACCGAGTGTGCGCGAGGCCGCATCAAAACCGTTTCGGAGCGACGGAGCGTCTGTGACCGATCCGCACGAATCCTCCATCATCGATCGGTTCTATTTCTGAACAATAGGCGCGTTTTCGGGACGGAAAATAGACGAATATCTACTTGCGCATCGCGCCCGTCGTGCTGTCGGTCGCCGCGACCGCGATGCGAAGCCGACTCGCCACGCCGCCGTTTCGATCGGGGCGAGAAGTCGACTCGCTACTCCGCCGGCCGCGACGTCCCCGCCCCCGCCGTCCGCTCGACGACCTCGTCGCTTTCGAGGTCGACGCGCTCGACGCCGGGAACCTCCAGGATCAGGTCCGGTCCGAACGCGCCGGCGGGCGTCTGGTAGCCCGCGGGGGCCTCGCCGTCGAGCACCTTCGTCGCCGTCAGCAACGCCGTCTGAACGGTGAGGCGGTACGTCTCCGGGGTCCGGAGCCGCGAGACGACGCGGTCGTCCGCGGACCGTGCCTCCCCCCAGACACGCGCCTCGCCGGTCGAGCGCGTCTCCGCGTCGGGGCCGTCGACGTAGCGGTCGACGAGCCACGAGAGCCCCCGCTGGAGGGCGTCGCCGTCGAGCGCGCGGCCCGCGTACGCGGAGAGCGCGACCGCCCGCCGCGCGTTCGCGGGCAGGGAGAGGTACACGTCCACGTTCGGGACGCCGGTGGTGTGATACGCCGTCGAGACGTCCCCCCAGGGGATCGAGACCGCG is drawn from Halobellus limi and contains these coding sequences:
- a CDS encoding HD domain-containing protein; this encodes MATIKDSVHDHIQVEGVAAALLDTEPVQRLRHIKQLGTVQLVYPSANHTRFEHSLGVYHLADRALDHLGIGGRQAERIRAAALLHDVGHGPYSHNVESVTHRHTGKYHDDVHELLGAGAVGEVLREHDLEPDRVADLVAGEGQYGQLVSGELDVDRMDYLVRDAHHTGVPYGTIDHERLIRELTFVDGELVLAEGNVQTAESLLLARALMNPTVYQHHVARISKAMLRRGAERLLDRTDTTPHELRRMDDHDLLVALRTTDATSEVARRLRTRTLYKRAVWAELEAVPEDVVDADYATLRDLEAEVADRADLPAERVVVDVPERPSMTESTSRVMVSGEMRRLGKQSPLVSALRTAQKQQWRLGVYVPEPETDRAGRAAVDVLGLDLDGALVSDVRPGVTATLDEFTDAER
- a CDS encoding amidohydrolase family protein; amino-acid sequence: MIVEGTVLRGPELEPVRGRVVVEDGEIVAVEEADVYSEDVVLPAFVNAHTHIGDSIAKEAGAGLSLDDLVAPPDGLKHRLLREASREETVDAMRRSLRLMADTGTAACVEFREGGVEGVEYIREAAEGLPIEPVTLGRETEAAMHESDGFGASGARDGDFDRLRNATREAGKLFGIHAGERDPHDINPALDLDPDFLVHVVHPESIHYDRIADDDVPVVVCPRSNLVTGVGVPPIRELVERTTVALGTDNVMLNSPSMFREMEFAAKLADVPATEVLRMATVNGAEVAGLNCGVVEPGRDAKLLVLDGDSDNLAGAQDVVRAVVRRAGARDVKDVIL
- a CDS encoding DUF7126 family protein, with the protein product MILVAGADGEGIGDALEALGVEVVRVTGVATRESLDAAGLAEAHTLVLTDMDDASAIPVAKEANTEVRIVAYSRDSLPEFARGQADLAVDPDLLTPDVVAEELVDGRIEG
- the guaA gene encoding glutamine-hydrolyzing GMP synthase, producing the protein MVDAPSFIEDAVEEIEAEVGDANAVIALSGGVDSSVAAALAYRAIGDRLTPVYVDTGLMRKGETDQIRETFSYMDSLRVVEAQDRFLDALSGITDPEEKRHAIGERFIREFEREAVSADADYLVQGTIYPDRIESEGNIKSHHNVGGLPEVVDFEGLVEPVRELYKDEVRDVARELGLEEIISERMPFPGPGLAIRVVGEVTREKVEIAREACHIVEEETAEHDPWQAFAAVVGKGTGVKGDNRVHGWIVSVRSVESRDGMTARAQELPWETLQRIQSRITGENENVARVVYDVTHKPPATIEYE
- the pyrG gene encoding glutamine hydrolyzing CTP synthase, translating into MPKEPDTGYDPTLGRKFIFVTGGVMSGLGKGITAASTGRLLSNAGFDVTAVKIDPYLNVDAGTMNPYQHGEVYVLKDGGEVDLDLGNYERFLGVDMTSDHNVTTGKTYQHVIEKERAGDYLGKTVQIIPHITDDIKRRIREAAEGTDVCIVEVGGTVGDIEGMPYLEALRQFAHEEDDGDILFTHVTLVPYSKNGEQKTKPTQHSVKELRSIGLQPDILVGRCENELEPKTKEKIALFCDVPTEAVFSNADVEDVYHVPLMVEEEGLDQYVMERLNLDSEALPPEERENRWRELVTRERTEEVDIALVGKYDLEDAYMSVHEALKHAGIERRAEVNVLWVDSDEMLDRHENRLKEADGVVVPGGFGSRGIEGKLKAVEYCRENDVPFLGLCLGFQMAVVEHARNVLGFEDAHSAELDPDTEHPVIDILPEQYEVNDMGGTMRLGAHDTAIEPGSLAERVYGDTVCTERHRHRYEVNPEYIEELEAGALDFSGRADNRMEILERTDHPFFLGTQFHPEFRSRPDRASPPFVGFLDAVAGELDARDLADKGVQA